A DNA window from Mastomys coucha isolate ucsf_1 unplaced genomic scaffold, UCSF_Mcou_1 pScaffold21, whole genome shotgun sequence contains the following coding sequences:
- the Lpxn gene encoding leupaxin isoform X1: MEELDALLEELERCTYQDSEECSNPVSCHLDQQSTEESKLPQTPKKLSSQGNTSPLKVQLVYTTNIQEPNVYSEVQDPKESVLPPKTSAAAQLDELMAHLSEMQAKVSVKADISREPLPDQQDHKASLDSMLGDLEQELQDLGIATVPKGYCASCQKPIAGKVIHALGQSWHPEHFVCTHCKEELGSSPFFERSGLAYCSKDYHHLFSPRCAYCAAPITDKVLTAMNKTWHPEHFFCSHCGDVFGAEGFHEKDKKPYCRKDFLAMFSPKCGGCNRPVLENYLSAMNTVWHPECFVCGDCFSSFSSGSFFELDGRPFCELHYHHRRGTLCHDCGQPITGRCISAMGHKFHPEHFVCAFCLTQLPKGIFKEQNNKTYCEKCFIKLFSQ; this comes from the exons ATGGAAGAGCTGG ATGCCTTATTGGAGGAATTGGAACGCTGCACCTATCAGGACAGTGAGGAATGTTCAAATCCAGTTTCTTGTCACCTGGATCAGCAATCCACAGAGGAGAGCAAGCTTCCCCAAACTCCAAAGAAGTTGTCATCTCAGGGTAACACAAGTCCCTTGAAG GTACAGCTCGTGTATACGACCAATATCCAAGAGCCCAATGTCTACAG TGAGGTCCAAGATCCAAAAGAATCAGTACTACCTCCCAAAACCTCAGCAGCTGCTCAGTTGGATGAGCTCATGGCCCACCTGAGTGAAATGCAGGCCAAG GTTTCGGTGAAAGCAGATATCAGCAGGGAACCTTTGCCAGACCAGCAGGATCACAAGGCATCTCTGGACTCAATGCTTGGAGACTTGGAACAGGAACTACAAGATCTTGGGATTGCCACAGTCCCCAAGGGCTACTGTGCTTCCTGCCAGAAACCAATTGCTGGGAAG GTGATCCATGCTCTGGGGCAGTCCTGGCACCCAGAGCATTTTGTCTGCACTCACTGCAAGGAGGAGCTTGGCTCCAGTCCCTTCTTTGAACGGAGTGGCCTGGCCTACTGCTCAAAAGACTACCACCACCTGTTCTCTCCACGCTGTGCCTACTGTGCTGCTCCCATCACAGAT AAAGTGCTGACAGCAATGAATAAGACATGGCACCCAGAGCACTTCTTCTGCTCTCATTGTGGAGATGTGTTTGGTGCAGAAG gCTTTCATGAGAAGGACAAGAAGCCATACTGCCGAAAGGATTTCTTAGCTATGTTCTCACCCAAGTGTGGTGGCTGCAACCGCCCAGTGTTGGAAAACTACCTTTCAGCCATGAATACTGTCTGGCACCCAGAGTGCTTTGTGTGTGGG GACTGCTTCAGTAGTttttcttctggctccttctttgAACTGGATGGCCGTCCATTCTGTGAACTCCATTACCATCACCGCCGAGGGACCCTCTGCCATGACTGTGGGCAGCCCATCACTGGCCGCTGCATCAGTGCTATGGGGCATAAGTTTCATCCTGAGCACTTCGTGTGTGCTTTCTGCCTGACACAGCTGCCAAAAGGCATCTTCAAGGAGCAGAACAACAAGACCTACTGTGAAAAATGCTTCATTAAGCTCTTTTCACAGTAG
- the Lpxn gene encoding leupaxin isoform X2 has product MAHLSEMQAKVSVKADISREPLPDQQDHKASLDSMLGDLEQELQDLGIATVPKGYCASCQKPIAGKVIHALGQSWHPEHFVCTHCKEELGSSPFFERSGLAYCSKDYHHLFSPRCAYCAAPITDKVLTAMNKTWHPEHFFCSHCGDVFGAEGFHEKDKKPYCRKDFLAMFSPKCGGCNRPVLENYLSAMNTVWHPECFVCGDCFSSFSSGSFFELDGRPFCELHYHHRRGTLCHDCGQPITGRCISAMGHKFHPEHFVCAFCLTQLPKGIFKEQNNKTYCEKCFIKLFSQ; this is encoded by the exons ATGGCCCACCTGAGTGAAATGCAGGCCAAG GTTTCGGTGAAAGCAGATATCAGCAGGGAACCTTTGCCAGACCAGCAGGATCACAAGGCATCTCTGGACTCAATGCTTGGAGACTTGGAACAGGAACTACAAGATCTTGGGATTGCCACAGTCCCCAAGGGCTACTGTGCTTCCTGCCAGAAACCAATTGCTGGGAAG GTGATCCATGCTCTGGGGCAGTCCTGGCACCCAGAGCATTTTGTCTGCACTCACTGCAAGGAGGAGCTTGGCTCCAGTCCCTTCTTTGAACGGAGTGGCCTGGCCTACTGCTCAAAAGACTACCACCACCTGTTCTCTCCACGCTGTGCCTACTGTGCTGCTCCCATCACAGAT AAAGTGCTGACAGCAATGAATAAGACATGGCACCCAGAGCACTTCTTCTGCTCTCATTGTGGAGATGTGTTTGGTGCAGAAG gCTTTCATGAGAAGGACAAGAAGCCATACTGCCGAAAGGATTTCTTAGCTATGTTCTCACCCAAGTGTGGTGGCTGCAACCGCCCAGTGTTGGAAAACTACCTTTCAGCCATGAATACTGTCTGGCACCCAGAGTGCTTTGTGTGTGGG GACTGCTTCAGTAGTttttcttctggctccttctttgAACTGGATGGCCGTCCATTCTGTGAACTCCATTACCATCACCGCCGAGGGACCCTCTGCCATGACTGTGGGCAGCCCATCACTGGCCGCTGCATCAGTGCTATGGGGCATAAGTTTCATCCTGAGCACTTCGTGTGTGCTTTCTGCCTGACACAGCTGCCAAAAGGCATCTTCAAGGAGCAGAACAACAAGACCTACTGTGAAAAATGCTTCATTAAGCTCTTTTCACAGTAG